The proteins below come from a single Mustela nigripes isolate SB6536 chromosome 14, MUSNIG.SB6536, whole genome shotgun sequence genomic window:
- the ZNF683 gene encoding tissue-resident T-cell transcription regulator protein ZNF683: MKGESAPDLHCCQKAQPLGQTGGSLSSSLDFQLCQSDQVFSACRPLSDTVDSRGSSWASWLHPLPPAPAPQGLDLYLWTLELTPLSTAPQSLRSDVLSTKHQPPGLQAGSTDDEKLTAKYPASRDKRGGQQERAGEGALCPSLSPYSGSSPVPWQNRKSPRPLAICSCPLPTPISEELPFCLYPFYPGYPLLPPPHLFTYGAPPSVQCPPLFMLPPDPSYATSLPMSANEAGHPAAQRETLYPYPGASQASGQSQPSPAWDRGPGTARTLSPGPKLVGRAAPARRAPTGSRPGTTALPYPLKKENGKILYECNVCSKNFGQLSNLKVHLRVHSGERPFQCGLCQKNFTQLAHLQKHHLVHTGERPHECLMCHKRFSNSSNLKTHLRLHSGARPFRCSVCPRRFTQHVHLKLHHRLHVPQPPRLAHAHLSLASLACLARWH; this comes from the exons ATGAAGGGGGAATCTGCTCCAGACTTGCACTGCTGCCAGAAGGCTCAGCCTCTAGGGCAGACAGGGGGCTCCCTGTCCTCCAGCCTGGACTTCCAGCTCTGCCAAAGTGACCAG GTCTTCTCAGCTTGCAGGCCACTCTCTGACACGGTGGACTCCCGTGGCTCATCCTGGGCCAGCTGGTTGCACCCCTTGCCACCGGCACCAGCCCCCCAGGGCCTGGACCTGTACCTGTGGACCCTGGAGCTGACACCACTGAGCACAGCTCCGCAGAGTCTCAGAAGTGATGTCTTGAGTACAA AGCACCAGCCACCAGGGCTGCAGGCTGGCTCCACTGATGATGAGAAACTCACAGCCAAGTACCCTGCGAGCAGGGACAAGAGGGGAGGCCAGCAGGAAAGAGCTGGCGAGGGggccctctgcccatccctctcGCCTTACAGCGGCTCTTCCCCAGTCCCCTGGCAGAACAGGAAGAGCCCCAGGCCCTTGGCCATCTGCTCCTGCCCACTGCCTACTCCCATCTCCGAAGAACTCCCATTCTGCCTCTACCCCTTCTATCCTGGGTATCCACTTCTGCCTCCACCTCACCTGTTCACCTATGGGGCCCCACCTTCTGTCCAATGTCCCCCCCTCTTCATGCTGCCCCCAGACCCCTCCTATGCCACCAGCTTGCCGATGAGTGCCAATGAGGCTGGGCACCCCGCTGCCCAGAGGGAGACCCTGTATCCTTACCCAGGGGCCTCACAAGCCTCTGGCCAAAGCCAACCTTCCCCAGCCTGGGATCGAGGTCCTGGAACTGCCAGGACTCTCTCCCCTGGGCCAAAGCTCGTGGGCAGGGCGGCACCAGCAAGGCGGGCACCCACAGGCTCCCGGCCAGGCACCACAGCTCTGCCTTACCCACTGAAGAAAGAGAATGGCAAAATCCTGTACGAGTGCAACGTGTGCAGCAAGAACTTCGGGCAGCTCTCCAACCTCAAG GTCCATCTGCGTGTGCACAGTGGGGAGCGCCCTTTCCAATGTGGCCTGTGCCAGAAGAACTTCACCCAGCTGGCCCACCTGCAGAAGCACCACTTGGTGCATACGGGGGAGCGGCCCCATGAATGCCTG ATGTGCCACAAACGCTTCAGCAACTCTAGCAACCTCAAGACCCACCTGCGCCTGCACTCTGGGGCCCGGCCCTTCCGGTGCAGTGTCTGTCCCCGGCGCTTCACCCAGCACGTTCACCTGAAGCTGCACCACCGCCTGCACGTGCCACAGCCTCCCCGCCTAGCTCACGCCCACCTGTCCCTGGCGTCTCTTGCCTGCCTTGCCCGATGGCACTAG